One Megalopta genalis isolate 19385.01 chromosome 5, iyMegGena1_principal, whole genome shotgun sequence DNA window includes the following coding sequences:
- the Sec61alpha gene encoding SEC61 translocon subunit alpha gives MGFKFLEVIKPFCSILPEIEKPRRKIQFREKVLWTAITLFIFLVCCQIPLFGIMSSDSADPFYWIRVILASNRGTLMELGISPIVTSGLIMQILGGAKIIDVGDTIKDRALFNGAQKLFGMVITIGQAIVYVMTGMYGDPTVIGAGVCLLIIIQLFVAGLIVLLLDELLQKGYGLGSGISLFIATNICETIVWKAFSPTTVNTGRGTEFEGAVIALFHLLATRQDKVRALREAFYRQNLPNLMNLLATILVFAIVIYFQGFRVDLPIKSARYRGQYSSYPIKLFYTSNIPIILQSALVSNLYVISQMLAVKFQGNIIVNLLGVWSDVGGGGPARSYPVGGLCYYLSPPESVGHILQDPIHAVLYIFFMLGSCAFFSKTWIDFSGSSAKDIAKQLKEQQMVMRGHRDNSMIHELNRYIPTAAAFGGLCIGALSVLADFLGAIGSGTGILLAVTIIYQYFEIFVKEQSEMGGMSTLLF, from the exons ATGGGAT TCAAATTTCTAGAGGTGATAAAACCGTTCTGCAGCATACTCCCGGAAATAGAGAAGCCGCGACGAAAA ATCCAGTTCCGGGAGAAGGTGTTATGGACAGCAATCACATTGTTTATTTTCCTGGTATGCTGTCAG ATTCCTCTGTTTGGCATTATGTCTTCGGACAGTGCGGATCCATTCTATTGGATCCGTGTGATACTTGCATCCAATAGAGGTACTCTTATGGAATTAGGTATCTCACCTATTGTTACATCTGGACTGATCATGCAGATCTTGGGTGGTGCCAAAATTATTGATGTTGGTGACACCATAAAGGACAGAGCTCTTTTTAATGGGGCACAAAAAT TATTTGGTATGGTGATCACTATTGGTCAAGCCATCGTCTATGTAATGACAGGAATGTATGGTGACCCGACTGTAATTGGAGCTGGAGTTTGTTTACTGATCATTATACAATTGTTCGTTGCTGGACTGATCGTATTGTTGTTGGACGAACTGCTCCAAAAAGGATACGGATTGGGCAGTGGAATCTCCTTGTTCATTGCAACCAATATTTGTGAGACGATCGTATGGAAAGCGTTCTCTCCTACCACTGTTAACACTG GACGTGGCACGGAATTCGAGGGTGCTGTGATCGCATTGTTCCATTTGTTGGCCACGAGACAAGACAAAGTTCGTGCCCTTCGTGAGGCTTTCTACAGGCAAAATCTTCCCAACTTGATGAACTTGCTCGCCACCATTTTGGTGTTCGCGATTGTTATATACTTCCAG GGCTTCCGTGTTGATTTGCCAATCAAATCTGCCAGATATAGAGGCCAGTACAGTAGCTACCCTATTAAACTGTTCTACACCAGCAACATCCCGATTATTCTTCAGTCCGCATTAGTATCGAATTTGTACGTTATTTCGCAAATGCTGGCAGTCAAGTTCCAAGGTAACATCATCGTGAATCTTCTGGGAGTGTGGTCGGACGTCGGCGGCGGAGGGCCAGCTAGGTCCTATCCTGTCGGAGGATTATGTTACTATTTATCACCGCCGGAGTCCGTGGGCCACATATTACAAGATCCGATACACGCCGTCCTCTACATCTTCTTCATGCTCGGGTCTTGCGCTTTCTTCTCAAAAACGTGGATTGACTTCTCCGGTAGTTCAGCCAAAGAC ATTGCCAAGCAGCTGAAGGAGCAACAGATGGTGATGAGGGGGCACAGAGACAACTCCATGATCCACGAATTGAACAGATATATCCCGACTGCTGCAGCCTTCGGCGGTTTGTGTATCGGTGCTCTGTCAGTGTTGGCAGATTTCTTGGGCGCAATCGGCTCCGGCACCGGTATTCTGCTAGCCGTGACTATTATATATCAATACTTCGAGATTTTCGTCAAGGAGCAAAGTGAAATGGGTGGCATGAGCACActgctattttaa
- the LOC117220958 gene encoding protein obstructor-E, with protein sequence MASKTIVHLAIACGVLAAATPVSHYQRFTSTNNQLDHNIAGRQSSGSCPERNGRFPVPNQCDAYIECIDGEPEQKLCPEGLLFNPEARFNYPCGYPIDIDCGSRSSRQPPQPTDDCPHQYGYFKVGDHQNCGQFVNCAEGRGYVFDCPEGLAFNPESYRCDWPDQVPDCDAEAFLGFRCPEVRDQGFFGGPQFHRSVHDCQHYYVCVNGRPRLHNCGEGNAFNELNSTCDAAENVTGCEPPESSLLSQQLRRPLF encoded by the exons ATGGCCTCGAAGACGATCGTTCATCTGGCGATTGCTTGCGGCGTGCTCGCGGCCGCAACCC CGGTGTCTCACTATCAGCGCTTCACAAGTACAAACAACCAACTGGACCATAACATCGCCGGGAGACAATCTTCAGGTTCCTGTCCGGAGAGAAATGGCCGATTTCCTGTCCCTAACCAGTGCGACGCCTACATAGAATGCATCGACGGTGAACCTGAACAGAAGCTTTGCCCCGAGGGTCTCCTTTTCAACCCTGAAGCCAGATTCAATTATCCCTGCGGTTATCCTATTGACATAGACTGTGGCAGCAGGTCTAGCCGCC AACCACCACAACCAACGGACGACTGTCCCCACCAATATGGCTACTTTAAAGTGGGGGATCATCAGAACTGCGGCCAATTCGTGAATTGTGCCGAGGGTAGGGGCTACGTCTTCGACTGTCCTGAGGGGTTGGCCTTCAACCCTGAATCCTACCGCTGTGATTGGCCAGACCAGGTACCTGACTGTGATGCCGAGG CGTTCCTTGGCTTCCGATGCCCGGAAGTGAGAGATCAAGGATTCTTCGGTGGTCCCCAGTTCCATCGCAGCGTGCACGATTGTCAGCATTATTATGTTTGCGTGAACGGTCGTCCGAGATTACACAATTGTGGAGAAGGCAACGCGTTTAACGAGTTGAACAGCACTTGCGACGCTGCGGAGAATGTTACTGGATG TGAGCCACCAGAATCGTCTCTTCTGAGCCAGCAACTGCGCAGGCCTCTATTTTAA
- the LOC117220959 gene encoding protein MANBAL, with protein MAETDPQLKRLLLPAEETLFEQLLRFGLYIGAVFQVICLLAIVVYQAGPSDGIAALKDDPSDVECSENSPQVTPRRPHRPRKQEKKKRR; from the exons ATGGCAGAGACTGATCCACAATTAAAACGACTTTTACTTCCGGCTGAAGAGACACTGTTTGAACAATTGCTGAGATTTGGCCTATATATTGGAGCAGTGTTTCAAGTGATTTGTTTATTGGCCATTGTTGTTTATCAGGCTGGCCCATCTGATGGCATTGCTGCATTGAAG GATGATCCAAGCGATGTGGAATGTTCAGAAAATAGTCCTCAGGTTACTCCTAGAAGACCTCATAGACCACGAAAGCAAGAGAAGAAGAAAAGACGTTGA
- the omd gene encoding integrator complex subunit 5 omd, whose protein sequence is MYNSTGTLSPQDILAEVRKFISGAVRPLHNTSTLDVTRTALSLLRNVPAARDAVLEYFCNVFFVAVTKHVRQIETNQNLAICEESIIAEIHSVLSGFINGNPEAWAPIISAWSLELLGKLSSDYAKRGNLPSNAGINDFLQQWMSCRATRTLIDITAQCLQCLMHSDTESCIKALLDTSVLHSPHFDWVVAHVGSCFPNTVITRVLSCGLKDFCSMGYEHSVKNPKLNSVVGILGHLAGSHFQDIRTALLDLFKWSMGEEVVTDEDMKKQKLATVPFLLNLASLSQTLLKAITSDVLQTLKPEIIPRLALFATDWCKYFNNQPEALIDLTVHLVLGCEQGASQIINLLLNLALNTTKIGYHSANTAQSIKSVCSEILELVMQEIDLLLRTHGPQSANIALLISIKQELPVILPLLLNESPLRVQTAVRLLCFLGSQSPNILISAASYMLAKSVTNFHLAALIRLVCNNVVLFPSNKSEAENMLASHGYFTQVIEQALREINYKNVLEKQERRQLFQNLTTMLKWERSNKATIFRSKMITNAIKSNLHQISSLLTKTYDFALANDIVKMLDLFSAPEENNFLPNVELTLKLTRAVIQYFFLCVAEEDITNKQKGMKMVCHLLKNFTCYSPCARVLALREILGHTINGDPAKYFGAKEKFEPRFEEMLLLHQNHKQVTSTMLAQKHSSVFHAGVIGHGPRKPPPENTIDKEIIALNKMLLMDVIKACCSTKDSERYPVNLDALTMVSLLLVELVSPDVMYNGLPWPDEEFTKVTIERDLQIRRTFRDVPLLWTLLKLTAWYRPALAYCSVLLRGIAATVMANWNTSEGVSLVSVMALGQLLPPPLASIRDILPVLEPHQINTIMKECVWAYMRENVPSPALFTRSEGANIAWRDTDTSMPNIRFTETLRLVLLANIHTMGPLYATLFYSDNK, encoded by the exons ATGTACAACTCAACGGGAACGCTTTCTCCGCAAGATATTTTGGCGGAGGTCAGAAAGTTCATTTCCGGAGCGGTTAGGCCGCTTCATAACACCAGCACCCTTGATGTCACTCGGACAGCCTTATCCTTACTTCGAAATGTACCTGCGGCCAGAGATGCGGTACTCGAGTACTTCTGTAACGTGTTTTTCGTTGCAGTGACCAAACACGTGCGTCAAATCGAA ACAAATCAAAATTTGGCAATATGCGAAGAGTCCATTATAGCAGAGATACATTCTGTTTTGAGTGGTTTCATAAATGGGAATCCAGAGGCTTGGGCACCAATCATCTCGGCATGGTCCTTAGAACTGCTAG GTAAACTGTCCTCTGACTATGCAAAACGTGGCAACCTCCCCAGCAATGCTGGGATCAACGACTTCCTTCAACAATGGATGTCCTGCCGTGCCACTCGTACTCTCATTGATATCACAGCCCAATGCCTTCAGTGCCTGATGCATTCTGACACAGAATCCTGTATCAAAGCATTGCTGGATACCAGTGTCCTGCACAGTCCTCACTTTGATTGGGTGGTTGCCCATGTTGGTAGTTGTTTCCCCAATACAGTGATCACCAGAGTACTGTCCTGTGGTTTGAAAGACTTCTGTTCCATGGGCTATGAACACAGTGTAAAAAATCCTAAGCTGAACTCAGTTGTGGGGATCTTAGGGCACTTGGCTGGCAGCCATTTTCAGGACATTCGAACAGCGTTGTTGGATTTATTCAAATGGAGTATGGGCGAGGAAGTGGTCACGGATGAGGACATGAAAAAGCAGAAGCTAGCCACTGTCCCATTTCTCTTAAACTTAGCATCTTTATCTCAGACTTTGCTTAAAGCGATAACGAGCGACGTGTTGCAAACCCTGAAGCCGGAAATAATTCCACGGCTGGCTTTATTCGCTACCGACTGGTGCAAATACTTTAATAACCAACCAGAAGCTTTGATAGACTTGACCGTGCATTTGGTCTTAGGATGCGAACAGGGTGCATCGCAAATCATCAATTTATTATTGAATCTTGCTCTGAACACCACTAAAATTGGTTACCACAGCGCGAACACGGCGCAGAGTATCAAGAGCGTGTGCAGCGAGATCCTAGAATTGGTGATGCAAGAAATCGACCTTCTCTTGCGAACACACGGACCCCAATCCGCGAACATTGCTTTACTGATCTCGATCAAGCAAGAACTGCCAGTAATATTGCCGCTGCTGTTGAACGAAAGTCCTCTCCGAGTTCAAACAGCCGTTAGGTTGTTATGTTTCCTCGGGAGTCAGAGTCCTAACATACTGATATCGGCTGCATCGTACATGTTGGCTAAGTCAGTGACAAACTTTCACCTTGCAGCTCTAATACGTCTCGTTTGCAACAATGTCGTCCTCTTCCCCTCGAACAAGTCTGAAGCAGAAAACATGTTAGCAAGTCATGGTTATTTCACCCAAGTAATAGAGCAAGCACTCAGAGAAATAAATTACAAGAATGTCCTTGAGAAACAGGAGAGGAGGCAACTCTTTCAAAATCTCACTACAATGTTGAA ATGGGAGAGGTCCAACAAGGCGACGATCTTCAGGTCGAAAATGATTACAAACGCTATTAAATCCAATTTACATCAAATCTCCTCTCTCTTGACGAAGACGTACGATTTCGCATTGGCTaacgatatcgtaaaaatgttGGATCTGTTTAGTGCGCCCGAAGAAAATAATTTCCTGCCAAACGTAGAGCTCACGCTGAAGCTGACCAGAGCTGTGATTCAGTACTTCTTCTTGTGTGTGGCCGAAGAAG ACATAACGAACAAACAGAAGGGTATGAAAATGGTTTGTCATCTGCTGAAGAACTTTACCTGTTACTCACCTTGTGCCCGAGTCTTGGCACTTAGGGAGATCCTGGGACATACTATCAATGGTGATCCCGCGAAATATTTTGGCGCCAAAGAAAAGTTTGAACCGAGATTCGAAGAAATGTTGCTTCTACATCAAAATCACAAACAG GTTACTAGCACTATGCTAGCACAGAAACACTCTTCGGTGTTCCACGCTGGAGTGATCGGTCACGGGCCTAGGAAGCCACCACCTGAAAACACAATTGATAAAGAAATTATAGCTCTGAATAAAATGCTGCTGATGGACGTGATCAAG GCTTGTTGCAGCACCAAGGACTCGGAACGGTATCCTGTGAATCTTGACGCCTTGACCATGGTCAGTCTACTGTTGGTAGAATTAGTATCGCCTGACGTGATGTACAATGGACTACCGTGGCCTGATGAAGAATTTACAAAA GTGACTATAGAGAGGGATTTGCAAATCCGGAGGACGTTCAGGGATGTACCACTATTGTGGACGCTGTTAAAGCTGACAGCTTGGTATAGACCAGCTCTGGCATACTGTTCAGTTTTATTAAGAGGTATTGCTGCAACCGTAATGGCTAATTGGAATACTAGTGAAGGTGTTTCGCTGGTCAGTGTTATGGCGCTAGGTCAATTGCTACCCCCGCCATTGGCTAGCATAAGGGATATTCTACCTGTTTTAGAACCACATCAG aTAAATACGATCATGAAGGAGTGCGTGTGGGCTTACATGCGCGAGAACGTCCCATCCCCAGCGTTGTTCACTCGCAGCGAGGGAGCAAACATTGCTTGGAGAGACACAGATACGTCCATGCCCAATATTCGGTTCACGGAGACGCTTCGTTTAGTTTTATTGGCCAATATTCACACGATGGGTCCGCTCTACGCCACTCTGTTTTACAGTGACAATAAATAA